The DNA region CACACGGGCAACATCCTCGAAGGCCCATAAGGTCCTTGGGATACGATCCAGCGCATACAAAATATCTTTTGCTTCCCATGGCTGGTTTTCCCATAAATCTTCCAAGTTTCTAGTTGGTTGATGTAAATTAAGAACTAGTCCATGATAATGTTCCATAAAAGACCTTCCTTTTTACCTGGCGAAATGTTAATCATCCCAATGATTTGAAAAGCATCTAACTCTGACAATCACTATTTTTCAAACCAAAAATTTATAGTGCTGTTTATTAATTCACATAGTCTGAATGATTTGTGAGGTTTTATGTATATTGTCATGATTGCGTCTGAATGTGCTCCTGTTGCTAAAATTGGGGGTTTAGGTGATGTTGTGTATGGATTAAGCCGCGAAATGGAATTGCGAGGCAATACAGTCGAAATTATCCTGCCAAAATATGATTGCATACAATATGAACATATTGGGGAGATGAAAATTGATCACCAGGATCTTTGGGTTCCCTGGTATGATGGGGCCATACATTGTACAGTATGGAGTGGATATGTTCATGGTCGGAAATGTTATTTTATTGAACCTCATTCTTCGGACCATTTTTTTGATCGGGGTGCTTTTTATGGCTTTGCGGATGAGGCGATGAGATTTGCGTTTTTCAGCAAAGCATCCTTGGAGTTTCTCTTGAAATCAAATAAACGTCCTGACATCATTCATTGTCATGATTGGCAGACAGGATTGGTACCTGTCATGCTATTTGAAATCTATAAATATCATGGTTTGTCTAATCAAAGAGTTTGTTACACAATTCATAATTTCAAGCACCAGGGAATAGTCGGTTCTGAAATTTTACGGGCGACAGGTTTGAACCATGAAGCCTATTATTATGATTATGAGCGCCTCAGAGATAATTTTAATGCCAATGCAATCAATTTTATGAAGGGGGGAATTGTCTATTCCAATTTTATTACCACCGTATCTCCTCAGCATGCATGGGAATCTCAGTATACGGATCAGGGACACGGAATGGGCCACACTATTCATGTGCATCGTCACAAATTTGGCGGGATTCTAAACGGATTGGATTATGAAGTCTGGAATCCTGAAAGTGATCCGCATATTCCATTTCATTACTCAATGAACGATGTGGAACTAAAATATAAAAACAAGGAGGCATTGCGCCGAAGAATGATGCTGAAAGATGGTTACAAGCCGATTGTGGCGTATGTCGGTCGTCTGGATACTCAGAAGGGGGTTCATCTTATCAGGCATGGTGCCTTTTATTCCTTATGGAAAGGGGTTCAGTTTGTATTGCTGGGCGTGAGTCCTGAGTTGGGCATCAATGATCACTTCTGGCATCTCAAAACATATTTGAACGACAATCCCGACTGTCATTTTGAAATAGGGTTTGATGAGCAGTTGGCTCATTTGATATATGCGGGAGCTGATATGATCATTGTGCCCAGCATTTATGAACCCTGTGGCCTGACACAGATGATCGCACTGCGTTATGGCACGGTTCCTATTGTGCGAGCCGTTGGTGGATTGGTGGATACTGTGTTTGACAGGGATTATTCCTATAAGCAACCTGCGGAACGTAACGGCTATTTGTTTGAACATCCTGATTTTGAAGGGTTGGAATCAGCCCTGAACCGGGCTATTGGATTGTGGTATTCCTGCCCGGAAGACTTCAGATATCTGATGCAGAATGGGATGCGTTATGATTATTCATGGAATCATTCAGGTCAGCATTACCAGAATATTTATAATTATATATGTCACAAATAATCGTAGAGGAGGAAACCATGGCAGCTATTGAAGAATATGTAAATAACCTTCCTAATATATCAGGACAGGAATCATTGGTGGAAGCATCAATCCAGCAAAGTAGAGGCAAAAAGCTGTTTGTGGACAAGGCCGGGATGAATTTTGAGCATTTAAAAAGTGTATTTGCGGTAGCGCTTCATATGCAACAGCCTTTAATTCCTGCTGGAGGGAACGATCTCAAGACCGCTGAAATTATCAGTAACCTTAAATATATGATGGACAATCAGCATCTTGGCGATAATCATAATGCCCCTGTTTTTCAATGGTGCTACAAACGAATGGGCGAAATAATTCCACAACTGATTTCAGAAGGAAAAAAACCAAGAGTCATGCTTGAATATACAGGCGTCCTCTTTCATGGACTGAGGAATATGGGTGCGCATGATGTGATTGATGCCTTGAAAACAATTACATGTCGGCCTGAATATCAGGACTGTGTGGAATGGTTGGGATGCCCATGGGGACATGCCGTGGCTCCTTCGACTCCTGTCCAGGATTTTCGTCTGCATGTAAAAGCCTGGCAGCATCATTTTGCCGCCATTTTTGGTTTTGAAGCATTGGAACGGGTAAGAGGGTTTTCTCCTTCGGAAATGGCTCTGCCCAATCATCCTGATGTGGCCTATGAATTTGTGAAAACGCTCAAGGATTGTGGGTATCAATGGGTTCTGGTTCAGGAGCATACTGTAGAAATGGCAGAAAATGGAGGGGGTATTCAACAGAAACATCTTCCACATCAACTTGTTTGTAAAAATTCAAAAGGTGATTCTGCCAGTATCATCGCCATCATCAAAACACAGGGGAGTGACACCAAACTGGTTGCGCAAATGCAACCTTATTATGAGGCAAAAAGCCTGAATCAATGGCAGTTGTGCGGCAAATCAATTCCTCCACTGGTTACTCAGATTGCGGATGGTGAAAATGGGGGGGTGATGATGAATGAGTTTCCATCAAAGTATATTGAGGTGATCCGGGAATGTTCCCATTCACAGGTTCCGGCAATGAACGTGAGTGAATATCTGGAATATTTATTCGGGATGGGGATTAAAGAACAGGACTTACCCAAAATCCAACCGGTGATGCAACATCATATCTGGGCACGTTTTACCCCTGGTAATGGTGCCGACCGCCTAAGAGAGGTGATTGAAGCATTGAAAAAAGAGGACCAGCGGTTTCATATGGATGGTGGAAGCTGGACCAATAATATTTCATGGGTACATGGATATGACAATGTGTTGGGGCCTATGGAGCAGGTGAGTTCTCTCTTTTTTGAAAAAGTATTGAAAACTTCAGTTTCCACCAATTCTCATGCCTATCGAAATGCCCTGTTTCATTTGTTGTCCTCGCAAACCAGTTGTTATCGATATTGGGGACAGGGACTATGGACAGACTATGGACAGGAAATTTGCAGAAGGGCTATTGAGATCCTGAATCATGATTTCTGAAAGGCTGTGACAGGAAGTTTTTTTTCAAAAATAACGCAATTCCCTTTTTCGTTCCATCGCAGAGAGTCTGTCATGGAACGGACTAAATAAAGCCCTTTTCCAGAACTGGCCAGTAGAATTGTCGGATCTGTGAGGTCTGGTAATTTTGAGGTGTTAAATCCGTTGCCTTCATCTTCAATCTCAAATACAAATCGATCGCTCATTAAAAGATATCGAATCAAGACCTTTTTGTTTGCGTACTCTGGTAGCAGTTCCCGTTCTTTTTTTAAGCGGTTATATTCATCCCAGTTGTCTTCTTTGACTTGAGATGACAATCCGAAATTTCCATGCATGATCGCATTCGTAATGCATTCCGTCAGACATAACACCAAATTGAAATCATGCATCTTGTAGCATTTGATCAAGGGCTCAATCCTGGCTTCAAAGTATGCAATAATGCGATAAGCCAGATTCATTTGACTGGGAATTTCCATTTGAGTCTGATCCTGGATCAAATAATTAATGGCATTATGAACCAGTTTTTTTCCATTGATTTTATCGGAAACTTTTTCAAGGGAATCAGCGAGAGCTTTGATTTTGAAAGGTTTGAGAATAAAATCTTCAGCACCCAGTTTAAGGGCTTCTATGGAAAGGTTGATGTCCCCGTGACCTGTGATGAACATGACTGATAAATCAGCATAGTCCTGTCGGAGTTTTTTGATAAACTCAATACCACTCATGACAGGCATTTTAATATCTGTAAGTACCAGCTCTACTGTATCCGTTTGAAGATACTTAAGTCCTTCCATAGCATTTCCTGCCTGAATTACATGATGATGATAACGATCAGTCAATGCTGTTGCCAGCATTTGACGAAAGCTGTCTTCATCATCAACAAGCAGAATCTTCATTCTTCACCTCTTGTGAAGATCAGTCCGTTATCCAGTGTGTCGAAGATACTCAAGATTTTATCAAGGCCCAGCATATTGAGAATCCGGGATGTTTTATTATTAAGCTGGCAAAGTGCATATTTTTTGTTGGAATCCTTGGTTTTTTTAAACGCAAAAACAAGAACAGCGATTCCATTAGAATCAATGTTTGTCATTTCCTCACAATCCAGCAATATGCTTTTGATTGTAGAATCCTGAAGAATTTTGATTAAATATCCTTTAAATTCATCACCTTTTTCCAGAGCCAGATGCCCTTTGATTTTGACTACACAACAGTCATTATTCATATAATGTGAAACTTCAAATTCCATAAAACCTCCTGAGTATGAATAAGAATACATCTAGACTACAGAAAAATGAAAGCATCAGTCAAAATAATTCTCTCATGATCAATAAACTTTAGTTGATGGCTGAGAAAAAACATTGTTTTTCCGTTGGAAATGACAACTCTCCGCAGGTTTATAATTAACTTGTGAACCTAAAATATGTTGAGTAAGTTCTGGTTTCAAGGGGTTTAATAAAATAACGTATTAACATATTGTAATTGTTTATTATTAAAAATGTTAAATGTTTTTTTTGAGGAGTCTCTGGTGAAGGAGTATCACAAAATAAATGAATAAAAAATTGTAAGTGATATGCAATAAAGAGGGGGGCCTGATGCTAGAGGCACTCAATCCTATAATTTTCTAAAAAGGAACGCAATGAAAGGGCGATGGTTGTTAGCGGGGGTTATTTTATTGAGTCAGGTTTTTGTCTTAGCGGCTCAGGAAAAACTGGATGATGGTTTATATGCTAAAATGGAAACAGGCAAAGGCCTGATTTTGATAAGATTGTTCTATGAAAAAGCACCCATGACCGTTGCTAACTTTATCGGCTTGGCTGAAGGTAAAAAAGCATGGATTGATCCCATCAATGGCGAATCCAAAAATACAAAATTTTATGATGGTCTTACATTTCATCGTGTCGTGAAGGATTTTGTGATTCAGGGGGGGGATCCTTTAGGCAATGGAAGTGGTGGTCCAGGGTATCAGTTTGGGGATGAGTTCAATGAGGATCTCAAACACGACAAGCCGGGAATTCTATCAATGGCTAATGCCGGACCTGGTACAAATGGAAGTCAGTTTTTCATCACACACAAGGCGACGCCATGGCTGGACAACCGACATTCTGTTTTTGGTGAGGTTGTACAGGGAATGGATGTGGTGCTGAAGATTGAACAAGGTGATTTGATTAAATCGGTGACGATTCTCAGGGAAGGAAGCAAGGCCAAGGCCTTTGATATAGCGGAAATTGATAAAAAGGCACAAAAAGACGCAGAAAAACAGGCGGAAGCCAACAAAAAAACACTTCCCTCTTTTTCCGGTGTGATTGACCCGCAAAGAGTTCCATCCGCAGAACAGACCGAGGTGGATGAAGTGGCGCTGGACATGCTTGTGATTACCTATAAAGGTGCTAAAACACCTAAGCCACATATATATTATGATAAAGCCGGGGCCTTGGACGTCTCAAAAAAATTAGTTCAACTGGCTCGGCAAAAAAATGGAGATTTCCGTGATCTTATCCAGAAATTTTCGGACTTACCCCAACAAACTACGGTTCCTGTATTGAAAAAGTCCGACCCTCAATTGCCCGCGTTTCTGCATACTGCGTTTCGATTGAAAGAAGGACAGGTGAGTGATCCCATTGATAGTCCAATGGGGTATTTGCTTTTTAAAAGAATTCCGTTGGAATATGCAAATGCCAGTCATATCCTGATTTCTTATCAAGGTGCTGTGGGTTCAAAACAGAAACGTACCAAGGATGAAGCTATGGAGCGGGCTCGCCAGGTTCTAAAAGATGCGTTGGCAAAAAAAGATTTTGCGGAACTTGCCAAAACTTATTCTGATGGCCCAACAGCGCCGAATGGTGGTCAATTGGGAAAATTCGCAAGAGGTATGATGGTTCCTTCCTTTGAGGATGAAGTGTTTCGAACAAAATCAGGTGATGTCAGCGCCAATATTGTAGAAACTCCTTTTGGTTACCACATTATAAAAAGAGAGGAATGAAGTCTCTCTATCGGCGTATTGCTATTCTATTAGTACTTTTGTGCTGGGGGACTTCAGGATTAGGCAGTCCCGCGGAAAAAGGATTGTATGCCGAAATCAATACACCGCAAGGAACGATCTGGATTGAATTATTTTTTGAAACAGCCCCTGTTTGGGTTGCCAATTTTGTCGGGCTGATCAATGAGACTCCTTCATGGAAGCTTCATTTTCCAAAGTCTGCGGGAAAATACTCAGAATCTATCCAGTTTGATCGGGTAATTCCCGGCTTGTTTGCTCAGGCGGGAAGTTCCTGGAATCTTGGCTATGTGATCTCTCCTGGAACTCAGGAACCTTTGTATCAGGAAAGTGCTGGCATGTTGTCCATGATCAACCGTGGCTCTTATGTGGATCCCGGGCAATTCATAATCACTCATCAAGTCATTCCCAGATACGATGGAATCCATCCATTTTTTGGAAAAGTCATCGAGGGCCTGGATATCATTATAAAAATGAGGCAGGGAATGCCTGTCACAGGGATAAGGATTGTGCCTGTGGGCGACAGGGCGGGTTCTTTTGATCCAGAACAATATGGACAACATATTTTTTATCAAACGGCTCTCATTCAATCCGGGATAGATTCGGCTTATTTTGAAAAGCCGGTTGATCCAGCTAAGATTCCTTCTCCCAATCAGCAAGTGGTTGATAATGTTTCGCTGGAATTGCTGGTCGTTGGATATCAGTCTGATGCGAATTCCCCTCCGTTGAATCTTTCACGGGACCAGGCACAACACCTGGCAACTCAATTGACTGATGCCGGCCGACGAAAAGAAGTAGATTTTCAGGAATTGATTCTCAGGCATTCAACCTTACCTCAGCATAATATAATTCCTTCTCTTCAGTATTCAGATTCTCTTCCTAGTTTTTTGTATGATGCGTTTTCATTGAGACTTGGTCAGGTGAGTGCCCCGGTTGATTCTCCACTTGGATTTGTAATTTATAAAAGGGTATCTCCAGTAAATTTTGAGATAAATCAAATTTTGATCACTCATCGTCAAAGTGACCCGGTGCAATCCAGGAGTCGCATGGAAGCCTTGGAATTGGCTGGTCAGATATTGGAAGAAATCCAATCGACACAATATTACAAAATAAACAACGATGTTTTTTCTATTCTCCAGTCGGTAGAAATTCCCAGAGAATATTTAGCCCGCTTAAAAAGTCTGAATGGACGGAATTTTCGTAAAAAACATAAATTTTTATGTGCGGTTCGCCAGGCAATGTATCCAATATCTACAAAAGAATATTCAATTATTAAAAGTTTTTTAACGTCATTTCCTCAAGTAAAGGTGAGCGCAGAAAAATTGAAAGAATTGTCGGAAATGGATATCTCATCCCAGACCCTTGAGGCATTGATCATTAACAATGATCGTGTCTATTTAGATCAGAACCAGTTTTTTTGTGGACTTGCCGAAACGTTGGAGACACTGGAAAATGAACATTTCAGTATGCAGATTCTGGGTTATTCAGATTTTGGTGTTAAGTTCAAAATCACCCCAAGCACTCTTGAAAAAATTAAAAATAATAGTGGTTTTTATCAGCTCTTGGTGAATCTTGAAACAATGAGAGGTCAACAGTTTTTATCAGAAAACACACTGTTAGATGCAATTGAAAAACAGGTTGGAAATGAGATTAAAAACCGCTTTTCGATTATCGTATTACAACATGTGGAGCGAAAATTTGAGTTAACGGAAGATTCCATTGAACAGATTCAGGAATCTCATGATTTTGCAGGATTTCTTCAAAAATTGCGTTTTTTAGATAAAAAGGATTTTCAGAATAAGTATGATTTTGATGCTTCTTTAAGAACTGCTTTAGGACAGAACTCTGCGGATCGTTATAAGAAACTGATCTACAAACATGTTAAAAAAGTCTTTTCAATGTCGAGTACAATCATGTCCGCATTGGATGAATCTCTGTTCCCTGGTGATGTGGCTGTGGCGTTGAGTGCTCTTCAAGCACACAAATATTCCACAAAAAATGAATTATGGGCGACTATTCAAAAGATACTTGGAACTAATCCTTTATGGATGTATCAAAGTTTTTTTGAAACTTATATTGAGCATAAAATCTTTTTAAGAAGTACAGATCTTTCCAGAATGCAAAAAGGGCTTTCCTCAAAGCAGATAACAGAAAAATTATCTGGGGTTCTGAATCAGTTTTATAAAGGGCGCTATGCCTTTATAGGCGCGATAGAGAGAAGAATTGGAAAAGATGCGACAAATCGCTATAAAACGTTGCTGCTTAAAAAGGCCCAAACTAAAAATGGGTATAAGTTGACATCCACGATGCTTCAGGAAATTCTGAATAATCAGGATTTCGATACTATCATTGGGAAACTTCAACCAATTATGGATATGGAGTTCGATGGAGATATTGCCTTTGAACAAACTATTTCTCAGTATCTTGATGCGGAATCGCTGCAAAACTACAGACCTTTGTTGAAGGAATATACTGAATCCTACTTCAAACTTTCAGATGGTTTGTTCAGTGATATTAAAAAAATACCTGATAAAGAACAGTTTTTCAAAAAACTGGCGGCAATCATCAATCAGGAGTACACCTCTAAAACTGCGTTAGTTTCAACGGTTCAGGCATCATTAGGACCATACTTGTTTTTGTGGTATAAAAATGTTTTTGATGAATCTGTTCAAACCATTTACAGAATAAATTCTGATGTGATTGAACAAATTGCGAAGGATGGTGATTTTGACAGGATTCTTCAGGGGGTGAAAAAAGTGGAAGGTATTCCTTTTGCGACTTTGGCTTTATTTAAGGATGCTCTGGTAAATATGATAGGGGTTGAAGCGACTGAACGATATATAGACCTCTTGGCTCAACAAGCATCAATACCCGTTCCATTGATTCTTTCTTCCACATCAATGCGTAGCATCCAGAAAGAAGGGGATACCGATGTTTTGTTAAACAAATTGAAGTTGTTGATGGATCAAACATTTAAAAGTTCGACGGAATTGGCTGAAACTCTGACTGAAACTCTGGGGCATAGTATGGCAACATGCTATTCCTCATTAGTGCGGGATTATTCTCATTATGGCTTTGCTGAACTTGCTCAAAAATACTCAGAAGCTTTATCATCAGTTCAGGGAGGTCAATTGGGAATGATATCACAAGGTATGTTGATGCCTGAAATGGAAAATGAAATTTTGCGTCTGGAATCGGAGGAAATAAGTGATATTATTGAATCAAACACAGGGTTTCATATCATTAAAAGACTTCGATAATTAAGCATAAAGGCCTTATGACACGAACTCCAGATACCGCCGCAATTGTAGTGATAGGGAACGAAATACTTTCCGGGAAGGTAAAAGACAGCAATTCCTATTATCTATGTCAGGAATTACGATTTCTGGGTGTGGATGTGCATAGAATCCTGACAGTACCGGATGAGATTGATTTAGTAGGGAAACTTGTCAAGGAGTATGCACAACAATTCACGTGGGTGTTTACCAGTGGTGGAATTGGCCCAACTCATGATGACATCACCATTGAGTCGATTGCGAAAGCGTTTGGGGTGGCAACAGAAGAGTCGCCACGTTTGGCTCAACTGATCAGAGATTATTACAAAGATCAATGCACCCCGGCTCATT from SAR324 cluster bacterium includes:
- the glgA gene encoding glycogen synthase GlgA; protein product: MYIVMIASECAPVAKIGGLGDVVYGLSREMELRGNTVEIILPKYDCIQYEHIGEMKIDHQDLWVPWYDGAIHCTVWSGYVHGRKCYFIEPHSSDHFFDRGAFYGFADEAMRFAFFSKASLEFLLKSNKRPDIIHCHDWQTGLVPVMLFEIYKYHGLSNQRVCYTIHNFKHQGIVGSEILRATGLNHEAYYYDYERLRDNFNANAINFMKGGIVYSNFITTVSPQHAWESQYTDQGHGMGHTIHVHRHKFGGILNGLDYEVWNPESDPHIPFHYSMNDVELKYKNKEALRRRMMLKDGYKPIVAYVGRLDTQKGVHLIRHGAFYSLWKGVQFVLLGVSPELGINDHFWHLKTYLNDNPDCHFEIGFDEQLAHLIYAGADMIIVPSIYEPCGLTQMIALRYGTVPIVRAVGGLVDTVFDRDYSYKQPAERNGYLFEHPDFEGLESALNRAIGLWYSCPEDFRYLMQNGMRYDYSWNHSGQHYQNIYNYICHK
- a CDS encoding glycosyl hydrolase family 57 produces the protein MAAIEEYVNNLPNISGQESLVEASIQQSRGKKLFVDKAGMNFEHLKSVFAVALHMQQPLIPAGGNDLKTAEIISNLKYMMDNQHLGDNHNAPVFQWCYKRMGEIIPQLISEGKKPRVMLEYTGVLFHGLRNMGAHDVIDALKTITCRPEYQDCVEWLGCPWGHAVAPSTPVQDFRLHVKAWQHHFAAIFGFEALERVRGFSPSEMALPNHPDVAYEFVKTLKDCGYQWVLVQEHTVEMAENGGGIQQKHLPHQLVCKNSKGDSASIIAIIKTQGSDTKLVAQMQPYYEAKSLNQWQLCGKSIPPLVTQIADGENGGVMMNEFPSKYIEVIRECSHSQVPAMNVSEYLEYLFGMGIKEQDLPKIQPVMQHHIWARFTPGNGADRLREVIEALKKEDQRFHMDGGSWTNNISWVHGYDNVLGPMEQVSSLFFEKVLKTSVSTNSHAYRNALFHLLSSQTSCYRYWGQGLWTDYGQEICRRAIEILNHDF
- a CDS encoding response regulator: MKILLVDDEDSFRQMLATALTDRYHHHVIQAGNAMEGLKYLQTDTVELVLTDIKMPVMSGIEFIKKLRQDYADLSVMFITGHGDINLSIEALKLGAEDFILKPFKIKALADSLEKVSDKINGKKLVHNAINYLIQDQTQMEIPSQMNLAYRIIAYFEARIEPLIKCYKMHDFNLVLCLTECITNAIMHGNFGLSSQVKEDNWDEYNRLKKERELLPEYANKKVLIRYLLMSDRFVFEIEDEGNGFNTSKLPDLTDPTILLASSGKGLYLVRSMTDSLRWNEKGNCVIFEKKLPVTAFQKS
- a CDS encoding STAS domain-containing protein — protein: MEFEVSHYMNNDCCVVKIKGHLALEKGDEFKGYLIKILQDSTIKSILLDCEEMTNIDSNGIAVLVFAFKKTKDSNKKYALCQLNNKTSRILNMLGLDKILSIFDTLDNGLIFTRGEE
- a CDS encoding peptidylprolyl isomerase, translating into MKGRWLLAGVILLSQVFVLAAQEKLDDGLYAKMETGKGLILIRLFYEKAPMTVANFIGLAEGKKAWIDPINGESKNTKFYDGLTFHRVVKDFVIQGGDPLGNGSGGPGYQFGDEFNEDLKHDKPGILSMANAGPGTNGSQFFITHKATPWLDNRHSVFGEVVQGMDVVLKIEQGDLIKSVTILREGSKAKAFDIAEIDKKAQKDAEKQAEANKKTLPSFSGVIDPQRVPSAEQTEVDEVALDMLVITYKGAKTPKPHIYYDKAGALDVSKKLVQLARQKNGDFRDLIQKFSDLPQQTTVPVLKKSDPQLPAFLHTAFRLKEGQVSDPIDSPMGYLLFKRIPLEYANASHILISYQGAVGSKQKRTKDEAMERARQVLKDALAKKDFAELAKTYSDGPTAPNGGQLGKFARGMMVPSFEDEVFRTKSGDVSANIVETPFGYHIIKREE
- a CDS encoding peptidylprolyl isomerase; this translates as MKSLYRRIAILLVLLCWGTSGLGSPAEKGLYAEINTPQGTIWIELFFETAPVWVANFVGLINETPSWKLHFPKSAGKYSESIQFDRVIPGLFAQAGSSWNLGYVISPGTQEPLYQESAGMLSMINRGSYVDPGQFIITHQVIPRYDGIHPFFGKVIEGLDIIIKMRQGMPVTGIRIVPVGDRAGSFDPEQYGQHIFYQTALIQSGIDSAYFEKPVDPAKIPSPNQQVVDNVSLELLVVGYQSDANSPPLNLSRDQAQHLATQLTDAGRRKEVDFQELILRHSTLPQHNIIPSLQYSDSLPSFLYDAFSLRLGQVSAPVDSPLGFVIYKRVSPVNFEINQILITHRQSDPVQSRSRMEALELAGQILEEIQSTQYYKINNDVFSILQSVEIPREYLARLKSLNGRNFRKKHKFLCAVRQAMYPISTKEYSIIKSFLTSFPQVKVSAEKLKELSEMDISSQTLEALIINNDRVYLDQNQFFCGLAETLETLENEHFSMQILGYSDFGVKFKITPSTLEKIKNNSGFYQLLVNLETMRGQQFLSENTLLDAIEKQVGNEIKNRFSIIVLQHVERKFELTEDSIEQIQESHDFAGFLQKLRFLDKKDFQNKYDFDASLRTALGQNSADRYKKLIYKHVKKVFSMSSTIMSALDESLFPGDVAVALSALQAHKYSTKNELWATIQKILGTNPLWMYQSFFETYIEHKIFLRSTDLSRMQKGLSSKQITEKLSGVLNQFYKGRYAFIGAIERRIGKDATNRYKTLLLKKAQTKNGYKLTSTMLQEILNNQDFDTIIGKLQPIMDMEFDGDIAFEQTISQYLDAESLQNYRPLLKEYTESYFKLSDGLFSDIKKIPDKEQFFKKLAAIINQEYTSKTALVSTVQASLGPYLFLWYKNVFDESVQTIYRINSDVIEQIAKDGDFDRILQGVKKVEGIPFATLALFKDALVNMIGVEATERYIDLLAQQASIPVPLILSSTSMRSIQKEGDTDVLLNKLKLLMDQTFKSSTELAETLTETLGHSMATCYSSLVRDYSHYGFAELAQKYSEALSSVQGGQLGMISQGMLMPEMENEILRLESEEISDIIESNTGFHIIKRLR